In Haloimpatiens massiliensis, the following are encoded in one genomic region:
- a CDS encoding DUF5659 domain-containing protein produces the protein MNEERVVTSPVLAKSLLKKDYKIIDIRPNRHDKRLSVFVFNYKEGIDELIQEYRQKMIEKKESKIEVEL, from the coding sequence ATGAATGAAGAAAGAGTAGTAACAAGTCCAGTATTGGCTAAGAGTTTATTAAAAAAGGATTATAAAATTATAGACATTAGACCCAATAGGCACGATAAAAGGTTATCTGTATTTGTATTTAATTATAAGGAAGGAATAGATGAACTTATACAAGAGTACAGGCAAAAGATGATAGAAAAAAAGGAAAGTAAAATTGAAGTAGAATTATAA